The nucleotide sequence GGGGAGTAAAACCCAGAAGACCCTTCTTTATCTGCCCTAAAAGAGGTACTGGAATTCCCAGAGGCTAGGCCCCCTTCCCCAGGGCAAAAAGGCAGAGTGGAATATGTCGTCCTCCATGTGTTTATACAACTGTTGAATTAAGCACATGTTAACACTGTGTTGCATGtctacacatgtgcacacacaggacTAGCTCAGATGGGCAAGTCGGAGGCAGCCATAGCTTTGCTGGCAAGTGAAAGCTCTGGGCACATTactgaagacagagaagagtGGAGGAGAGTTGCGACCTCAAAATCAGAttgaaaaaaggaaggggggagggtaGATGGCCTAGATCCAATCCCTTTCCTGCCCCAAGACCAAGAGATGCCTTCTCACCcatctcctctgtctctcccattatctttctccatccctgGCCCTCTGTGTCTCCCCCTTATCCCCTTCCTTATCTCTTCTTTGCCTGTCTTGCCTCTGTCCCATACCCTCTCCTCCGATCACCACCCCCAGGCCTCTCAGACTCAGTCCCTCACACCTCTCCACCACCCTATaatgccccccagcccccagccgaaccccccgccccacccccacaggcagCCCCCtcctctcaccaccaccaccaccaccactaccaccagtCCGGGACTGCCACCCTCCCGCGCTTGGGGGCAGGCGGCCTGGCCTCTTCCGCGGCCACTGGTCAGCGCGGTCCCTCATCTTCCGCCACTCTGCCGCGGCCACCACACCAcgccccgcccggcccggccgcTGGGGCGCCCCCACCCGGCTGCGCTACCTTGCCCCGCATGCCACCCGACCCTTACCTGCAGGAGACTCGCTTCGAGGGCCCACTGCCCCCGCCGCCGCCAGCCGCCGCCGCTCCGCCCCCGCCGGCGCCCTCTCATACTGCCCAGGCTCCGGGCTTCGTGGTGCCCACGCACACGGGGGCGGTAGGCACGCTGCCACTGGGGGGCTACGTAGCCCCTGGCTACCCCTTACAGCTGCAGCCTTGCACTGCCTATGTGCCGGTCTACCCGGTGGGCACGGTGAGTACAGGGTGGACAGGAGCCCGGGAGGAAGGTTTGGGGACACATTgcgggggtaggggtgggggctggtgggatAGAGAAACAGAGCCAGGGGACGGGGCAGGTTCCTAAGACAAGCCCTAGAGAGAGGAAGGACTGAGGAAAGCcttgggaatgtgtgtgtgtggtgtatgtgggttgcaggtgggggcggggggtgggtgtcTGGCAGTCAGTTGGGGTCAGAGATCAGGGTCTGGGAAGGGGAACGGAGCACAGAAGTCCAGAGGAGGTTCGAAAGAgtgaaaggagagagggggagaagaaatggAATCCCAGGAccaaggaggagaagggaaaagaaacctGGAACTGACTGATTAAGGAAGGCCAGGCAGATATTTGGGGAGAAGAAACAAGGTCTGGAGTGAGCCAAGACAGCACTGGTATGGCCATTCCTTAtggggagggaatgtggagaCCACTAAGAACATAGGGCAATCACAGCAATGACGAAAAAAGGAGCCTACAAGGAATTTATGGGTGTCATGGAAGGGTAGTGGATGATAAGTTCTTTTGAGAATCAACGTCCAAGAATGGTGCTTTAAAAACCACTCTGCCAGACGCAGAATGTTGGTGGGCTGGGAGAGGATGGGAATGACGTCCTGTCCTCTCCCTGCAACCTTCCTTCCACAGCCCTATGCAGGCGGGACCCCGGGGGGAACAGGAGTAACCTCCACgctccccccgccgccccaggGCCCAGGGTTGGCCCTGCTGGAGCCGAGGCGCCCCCCGCACGACTACATGCCCATCGCCGTGCTGACCACCATCTGCTGCTTCTGGCCTACGGGCATCATCGCCATCTTCAAGGCAGTGCAGGTGGAAGGGGAGTCGAGGGCGGCATCTGGGAAAGACGGCCTCACTCGGGTTTTCCTATTCTAACGGAGTGCGGGATGTTCAGGGGAGCATCTCAGAAGGAACAGCAGCTCTGATCCTCTTCCTTCCGCCCTTCCCCCGCAGGTACGCACGGCCTTGGCCCGCGGAGACATGGTGTCTGCCGAGATCGCTTCACGCGAGGCCCGGAACTTCTCCTTCATCTCCCTGGCGGTGGGCATTGCAGCCATGGTGCTCTGTACTATCCTCACCGTAGTCATCATCATCGCCGCGCAGCACCACGAGAACTACTGGGATCCGTAAGGGCTCACCCGGCCCGTCCCCACCCCGCGCCCCTCAACTTCCCGAGCGCGTTCTGCAGCCACGCCGCGGATCCAGTGGGTGCCCCGCACACCTGCCTCTGGGGCCACCAAATTTCGATACAACCTAAACTCGGCCTCCACGGAACTTCTCGCCTTGAGGGCACGCTCCGAATCCAGTTCCTCAGGAACCCCGGAAAAAAACCCACCCCCAGAAATGCCACTTCCCGGGATCCCCGCCAGATGCCCGGCCCTCAGTCACTCCAGTCCCCCGCCTCTAAATGCAGCGCCCCCAGCCGAGCTCCCTCGGTCTCCGCTCCCCAGCCCGAGACAGGTCCCCAAAGCCCCGCCTCCTCTATAGGCTCCGCCCCGGCTCTGACAAAACCCCGCCTCCAGGTCGGCAGGCTCCGCCTTCTTTTCCGTCCCCGCGGGGTGATTCAGTCCAGTGATTGGGTTGTGGCGCTAGGTCTCCCCGACAGACTGACAgactcttccccttctccccgcGCAGGGGGCCTAGCCCGGGGTAGCCACGCCCCCACGCTCTCTCATCTTTTCGTAGTACAGTTTTGTCTCCTCCATCCCGGTCTCTTGCTATTTTCTTGCTAATCCCAGCACCTCTACTTTTGGTATTTTTGGAATGAGATTTGGGAGGTTCCCAGTTTAGGACCTTTCACCCCGGGATGACGAAAGTCCCCGTTCTCTGTAAATATTCCCTTCCACCTATCCCAACCAGTGGGCAGCTGGGCAGAAGGTAACCCAGGGTACGTACTTCGTACTTCCCAACGTCCGGAGGAGCCAGTCTGCTCCCCGCTCCCCTTGGCAGTCCCCACGTTGTTCTgatttgtgtgtgagtgtgtgtgtgaatttctgAAAGAATATTAAAGAGACTAAGTGGATTCATCACCCGCACTTCCGAAGACTGCAGCCTTGCAAAGGCCCTCCTCTTTTGTTTGCCCCTTTTACCTCCCCTTAGCTTCCCTTccaagggaaagaaagataaaagaaaactgacagagaCAAAAGTGGAACGGGTCTCCAAGACACCGGAAAGGCACAAAtgtgggggctgggagcagggggaCATCTCCTTAGGAATCCCACCAGGGTGATCTGGTATGAGGTCCATTCTTGGTGGGGATTTCTTTCCCTAGCATATATTTTCCACTTCCTACTAGACTGGGCTTAGGGCTTTGAAGAGAGAGGATTTACAAGTAGACCCAACTATCTATCCCCACAACTCCAGGAAATCAGGAGAACAGGAC is from Mustela erminea isolate mMusErm1 chromosome 4, mMusErm1.Pri, whole genome shotgun sequence and encodes:
- the PRRT1 gene encoding proline-rich transmembrane protein 1, yielding MSSEKSGLSDSVPHTSPPPYNAPQPPAEPPAPPPQAAPSSHHHHHHHYHQSGTATLPRLGAGGLASSAATGQRGPSSSATLPRPPHHAPPGPAAGAPPPGCATLPRMPPDPYLQETRFEGPLPPPPPAAAAPPPPAPSHTAQAPGFVVPTHTGAVGTLPLGGYVAPGYPLQLQPCTAYVPVYPVGTPYAGGTPGGTGVTSTLPPPPQGPGLALLEPRRPPHDYMPIAVLTTICCFWPTGIIAIFKAVQVRTALARGDMVSAEIASREARNFSFISLAVGIAAMVLCTILTVVIIIAAQHHENYWDP